The Zavarzinella sp. sequence ACCGTGCGTCTATGTCGAAAATGAAGCAGTGGCGAACCTGGACAAGAAAGACCCGATTGAAGTGAGTTTCGGCAAGCCCGTGGGCATGGAACCTACGGGCGTGAACAATCCTGACCTGTTAAGAATCAAGCCATCGCACGGGCATAACCAGACGATCATCAACGGAATCAGCCGCATCGGCTATATGTCAGGTGGTAAGTCGGCACGCTGGGTCGATGAAGACATGGCCGATGTCATCACGGGCAAGGCTGTCGATTTCGTTGAGAAGAATCATAAAAAGCCGTTCTTTCTGTTCTTTTCTCTGCACGATATTCATGTGCCACGGACACCACACCGTCGCTTTGTGGGCAATACCACGATGGGCCCACGTGGGGATGTGATTGCCCAGATGGATTGGTGCACTGGCGAAATTCTGCAGGCTCTTGATCGCCTGAAACTGACAGATAATACGCTGGTGATCTTTACCAGCGACAACGGCCCCGTGGTGGATGATGGCTATCAGGATGATGCCGTTGCCAAGCTGGGCAACCATCGACCTGCTGGCCCACTTCGAGGTGGCAAATACAGCAATTTTGAAGGTGGCACACGCGTGCCGATGCTGGTACGCTGGCCGCAAAAAGTGAAGCCGGGCACGTCGGATGCCTTGCTTGCTCAGGTAGATTTTCCCGCTACGCTGGCGGCATTGACCGAGCAGAAAGTAACAGAAGCAGATGCACCAGACAGCTTCAATCTGTTGCCCGCCCTGCTGGGAGAGACAAAGAAAGGCAGAGAACACCTGATTGAACATGCCAGTGTACTGTCGGTACGAATGGGCAACTGGAAAATGATCCCGCCTGGCAAAGGGAAGAAGGTGCTGCCAAATACAGCAATTGAATCCGGACTGGAACCACAGGTGCGGCTATATAATTTGAGCAAAGACCTGGGCGAAACCACGAACGTTGCCAAAGACCACCCACAGGTGGTAGCGGAAATGCAGGCCCTGCTCAAACGCATTCAAACTGCTGGCCGCAGCAGATAGTGCAAGTTGGGGTTTCAATGTTTTTGTTGTCAATTTGTGAACCCTGGCTAGCATTTCCTGCTGGATCTACTGTTCGATGTTTGTGTCGAATATCGACTGATGGATATACACGACATCTGCGGACGATTGTTCAATCAAACGTGGTTTCCAGTAGAGACATATATGCCTCAAGAAGGATTTCGCATGGAAGAAAGTATCGCAAAAATTGTTGAAGAACATGGCTGGTATGTTGCAAGTATCACTGATTGCCCAACACCGTTTATGTATACAGTGGGTCTGATGCATACCTACGATCATCCGGAGTTGATCATGTTTGGACCGGATAGTTCGATGATGTATAGCATTTTCGCAACATTAGTTGTTGAGATATCTGAAGGGACTACATTTACCAATTCTGGAGTTTATTCAGTCAACGTCAACGATTTGCAACATCAAATCGGATTTCGGCATGTAGATCCAACACAGCACCCATTATATCTTGGGGCTGCGATGGGATTTATGAGATACATCAGGCGTTTCGGAGAATTAGAAGCAGTCCAGGCATTCTTGCCTGATCGTGATGGTAAATTTCCGTACGAGGTGGGTTGTGAGTTAAGTGTCTATCAAGCACAACCTCGATTGGATATTGAACTAACACCAGAGGAAATCCGTGCCTGGGAGCGTCAGTGGGAGTAATCGCCCACAGAACTTGCTGTTTATTCTATTTAGAACCAGCTTAGAACATTGCCCCTTCCCGGACACCTTTGGCGGACCTGCTACAATCATCCCTCAGCACCGCAGGTGGGAGGTGGATGATGAAAACGTGGATCGGCATCGTAATTACTTTTCTGTGTGTATCACACGATTGTCTGGCTCAGCCACCAAAATCGGGATGGTACACCAACTGGAATAGTGCGTTGGCAGAGGCAGAACGCACGCAAAAACCACTCCTCGTGGTCATTCGGTGCGAACAATGTGCCGAATTTGGCAAACTCGATGCGGAAATCAACCGCCTGAAAGCCCCACTGGACGTGGTGGCAAACGACTTCATCCTGGTGCGGCTCACTCGAATCGAAAATATTGACCTCAATCTGTTCGATTTTGACTACGATCTGACGTGGGTGGGTCTGTTGATGAATGCCCAGCAACAGATCTACGCCCGTTATGGCAGCAGATCGCCCGAGGATGCCACCAGCAACAGCAGTGTTGCAGGGCTGGCCAACACGATGAAAACGGTGAAAACGTGGCACGACCAACAGAAAAAGCAACCCCCAGGTGCCAGTAAGAAAGCGTTTACAATCCGTGATTTTCAATCCGCCACCAAGCTGGGCCGTGGGTGCCTGCACTGCCACCAGATTGCAGAATGTGCCCGCAAAGATCGCCAGGAGGCTGGCACCTGGCAACGTTCCGATGCATGGATTTACCCACCTGAAGAAACAGTGGGGCTGACAACGTCAATCGATGAAGGAAATCTCATCAAAGCAGTCGCACCCAAGTCGGCTGCGGCACAGGCTGGCCTTCAGGTGGGGGATCGTTTGACCACATTAGGCACCACAGCGATAGCTTCCAGCAGCGACATTCAATTTGCACTGAACAAGATGCCGTTTGCAGGTGGGAAACTTCCTGCCACCATTAAGCGGGCCGGAAAAGAGATTGAAGTCAGCCTCATGCTTCCAGAGGGCTGGAAAAAAACGGACCAGACCTGGCGGCCATCGATGCTGAATCTTCTGCCCAATCTGCATGCCACTGGCACCGAACTGAGTGCAGATGACCGCAAGTTGTTAAAGATCCCTAGTGAAGTGGCTGCGTTTCGACAGGACAAGTTTGTCCACTCCACACTTCGGAGCGCAGGAATCCTGAAAGACGACATCTACCTCGGGATCAATGGCAAAACGGTCGCTGGCACCAAAGAGGATTTTTTGAAAGCGGTCCGAAGCCAGTTTCTGGTGGGTGAAAAAATCACCCTGACAATCATCCGAGATGGGGAGGAACAAAACCTGGAAATCACGCTGAAATAACAGCCGATTCCGCTTCTGAGATTTTCTTCATATTTTTTGCGGCCCGACCTTCCACCTGATATAGGTATTGTGCAATAAACATCGTGGTAATGGCACCGAACGTGTGCCACACCCAGTGCGTGCCCATGGGTAAAGGGGGTGGTTCTGCGTAGTCGGCAATGCGTGCAAACCAGCCAATCACGAACGCCGCTAATGCAGATACAATCCAGCGCCAGCCAAAAAAGCTGGTTTTGATCAGTGTCAGCAGAATTGGGATCAGAATCGCCAGCGCCAGAAGCGCATAAGAAAGATTGATCGCCCACGGGCGGGGTAATTGCCAGTGGCCCAGCATCTGCATGAAAAACACGACGGCAATCATCCCCAACAGGTGATACCAGCGTGGAGCAAGCTTCACCCACATGAAAATGGAAACTGCCAGCCCCAGCAGGTTAATTGGCACCACATCCATCAGAAAATAGGCATAATGGCTGCGGGTGCCATGGTAAATGGTGCCACCGATGCCACCCACAAGCAGAATGGGCATGCACACCGTGAGAAAGGGGAACTGGCGAAACCGGCCCCAGATCCGCACCACCCAGAAGATGACGATCAGCACAAACAGGGCAGCAGAAACGGCATTCCACGGTTCTGCGATCCCACGAAAGCTGGTCAGGTCTTCCGGGGTCTCCACATAATAAGGCCCCCAGTCTGGTGCACGCATTTCGGAGCGGGCGATAGCAAACATCGGCATGATTTCGATCTCGTAAACGACCTTATCTTAGCTGGAAATCGGCACTGGGAACCAGATGTGCACGAATCAGGATATTTTGTTCCAAGATCTGTGGTGTGAAAGGTGGCATTCTGGCCTTCCACGATAATTCCAATCCAGACCACCCGCAGTGCGGCAAGTAGTCGACACCCACGTTCGCAAACTGGGCTGGCTCTACCACGCATACGCAGGCTTCCTTGAAGTTCTTCAACTCGGGTAAGTTGCTCTGCAGACCTCATAGATACTGAAATTTTAGGTTGCATAAGATAAAACTTCTGAAATCAAAATTCCAGAGGATAATGTTAACAAAATGATAAGGACTAATAGAGTAAAAAAATAATAGAATTTCCAAGATAATTCCATGGAAAATAAAGGATGAGGGGTAGATTGTTGTTGCAATTTTGCGATTCTTTTTCCATCATACAGATAATACAAAAGCAAACTTAGCGAACCCAAGCAGATGCCAATAACGCAGTATGTCGCGCCATTTGAAACTTCATTATTCATTATTTTACGATCGAATCATTGGGTCTGAAAATACAAAAACTTCGCCCTGAAACTCCAGAATTGCACTGAGTTACTTCAGATTCATCAATCAAGGATTGTGACGCAATTTATTAATCCAGAATTGTCTTGGAGTTAATTTCCAATACGTATCAATGATGTCATAACTAGTGCTTTTAAATTGGATGGTGCACATCAATCCAGTTCCTTTCCCATGCTTCAGTTCCATCGCAAGACTTGCAGCCATTAAGGAATCATTTGGATTCGCACCATCAACGATACGAATCAGCAAGTCTAATGTTTGAGCAGGTTTATCTTTGTACAGTCTACTTACTCCGTCCGGAACAAGCAACACGCGATCTGTAATATCGTCATCCGGCGTATGCTCGGCTGGGCTTTGTCCATATACAGTTTTGCGTAGAAGATCTTTCTCTTGTTCAGTTAAAGGTTGTAAATTTTCCTTGCTGTTTAGGATGGTATTCCCTGAAAGTTGTTCCTCAGAAAGAGCATCGAGAATATACTTTGGAATAATTACTTCGTTTGGCAAATAGCGATAATAGTATTCAGTATCTCCCATGTGTTTGATTAAATAAATTTCAATAATATTTGATTCGCAGCTTGTTATCCAATACTCAATATTATCCAGGGAAGTATCAAGTAAAACTTTGTACGTTGAATAATCACCATTCTTAGAACAGTTTTCCCCTTTTTTGTCTCTTAAACTGTCTGGCCATACGCTAGAAAATTTCAATAATTTAACAAAAAAATTCAAGGTGTCTTTATCATCTCTGTCGAGCAGAAGTTTATCTTTGCTATCATATACTTTTACGCGGGAACTTACAATGCTATTACTTTGATGAAATTCGGCAAACCGTTTATAGTTGGGCGTTTCGCAACCCATTGGCAACAGAAGTAGCAGAACAACAACAAAAGATAATGGAAACAGTACAATTAATGACTTTTGAATGAAAGTGATCATAACTATTACTCCGAAATCTCGATTGCACCTTTTAGGTAAGAACTGAACACGTGTTAGAACTTACCAGTTCGCCAATCGCTAATACCTATGCGTTTATCCAGCACGTTGTACCAGTAGGTTAAGGTCTTGCCAAACAGCCCCAACAGGGTACTCACCCGGCCCATTTCATTGTACGTGAAGGTGTAGGTACCTGTACTACTGGAGGCTGCCTCCTGCAATATGTCATCATACCACAGATAATCGTGTTCCTCGACGGTGCTGGCGCCAGAATCTTTCCGAGTTTGGTTTCTGTCAACACCGCATTTCCAATGAAGATCAATTACTTGAAAAATTGGATAATTTCCTTGAAGCCCCAAACAAAAGACAACGGCAGCACTATCTGAATGAACAGCGATGGAAAAGCAAGCAGATGCGGCCGAACTGTTTCACCAAGGTAGATTTTGCGCGAAAGAAGTGCAATTCCTATTGCCGTGATAGGGCCAGCAAAGAAGATGTAAAAGAATACGGGGCAAAAAAATATCTCACCGGCAATCCGGTGTTCGCTTTTGACAAACTTCCGAATGATCAGCAAGTAAATAGCACATACAAACAGTCCCAACAACCCATACAGTATGGACCATACAGACTGACTGAACACCGTTCGATGCAGGAATTGATCGATTCGCTTTGAAGTTGCATTGGCAACGTTCAGGGCTGAACTCCCACATTTCTGAAGCAGACCAACAATTCTTGATCCAGCAATCCAGTTTTTCACGTGGTTCAAATATTCACATATTCGTTCGAATGTTTTGTTCATTCGATCTGGTCCGTGGGTCTTCACAACTGGTAAGTTTGACCACCTATTCCGATGTTTATTCCCCAATTGACCTGAAACTGGCTGCCAAATCTCAAAAAATGAAAAATCTTTCACCTTTTCCGGTTTTTCTCTGGTCCGATTGATCTATCTGTGGTATTCGCGCCAACCGTTACAACCCTAACTATCCCACTTCCTTTCAGGGCGTGCGTGCAGTTTACACCGATTGTTCCGTTTGACACGGTGCACATGGCACTTTAGGGTTCAGCAGTCGTCGGTAAAGTCGATACATTCGGTTTGCTGCATGCAAACTGCATGATTCTTCTAATCGATGTGATAATTCTGGCTGATACAGCCCAGAATATTGTGCTGGCTGATTTTGTCGTTCGGTTCCGGTCTTTCGGCAAAATCCTGACGTTGTGCAGAGGTTACCATGTCGTTTGTTCGTCTTCATCTGGATGCTTTTGAAGCAAAGGATCTGCCTTCCAGCGGTTTGGCAAGTTTCGATGATCTGCAGGTAAATACCAGCCAATATTCCGAAGATCAAATCCTGGTGAAGTTTGAAGATAACCAGACGGTTGCCCACCGCTGGGTACAATCGTGGGAACATCTGGGAAATGGACTATATTTAGGTGATCTTCGTAGCGGTGTTGACGCAGAAACTGCCGTTGCCACCCTTGCCCAGATACCCCAGATTGAATTTGCCCAACTCGATTACGTGGTACAGATCAACCGCACCCCAAATGATACCAACACTGCCCTGGAGTGGGATCCAATAACACTGGTCAGAATGGTGGCACCCGCAATGCAGATATCAGTGCCAATCAGGCCTGGGATATCGGCGTTGGTACCCGCAACACGATCGTTGCCTTGATTGATACCGGCGTCGATTACAACCACCAGGACCTGGCAGCCAACATCTGGTACAACACTGGCGAAATTGCAGGAAACGGCATCGACGATGATGGCAATGGCTATATCGACGATTACCACGGGTATAACTTTGTCGCCAACAACGGCAATCCAATGGATGATAACGGCCATGGCACCCACGTGGCCGGAATTGTTGGTGCGGTGGGCAATAACGGGATCGGTGTCAGTGGTGTGAACTGGAACACCAGACTTATGGTGCTGAAGTTCATGGATTCCACCGGTAACGGCCTGCTAAGCAATGCAGTGCGTGCGATGTACTATGCAGTGGGCAATGGTGCGCAAATCATCAACAACAGTTGGAGCAGCACCACCTACGACCAGGCAATGGCGACAGCGATCTCCTATGCTCAGCAGCAGGGTGTGATTGTGGTGGCAGCCTCTGGTAATACTTCTTCCAACAACGATGCCAGCCCTAGCTATCCCGCTTCGTACAACTACAGCAACGTCGTTACCGTTGCTGCCACCGATAATACGGATCAACTGGCTTCTTTTTCCAACTATGGTGTTCAATCGATCGATATTGCAGCACCTGGCCAGCGGATTCTCAGCACCTTACCCAATAACCGCTACGGGTGGTACAGTGGTACATCGATGGCCGCACCACAGGTATCTGGTGCGATGGCATTAATCTGGGATAAATACCCCACCTGGACTGCACAGCAGGTTATCAATGCGGTGCTGAATAATGCCGATCGCTTGAATCAGTTGACCAACTACGTAAACCAGGGCCGTCGCCTGAATGTGGGTGCGGCGATGCAAAGCGGGCAAACCAGCACGCCCACCACGCCGACAACACCAACGACTCCCACGACACCGAGTACTCCAAGTACGCCCACCACGCCAAGCGATGGCAGTTATCCGTATGTGACTGATATGTTCCTGACGAACAATGGGACACAAGTCACCAGTGCCACGGTAATTTTCTCCGAACCGATCAATCCAGCGAGCTTCACAACGGCCGATCTGGCATTTACTGGCCCAAACGGCAACACGATTGCGATTTCCCGCATTTCTGCCGTCGGTGGGACAAATAATACCCGCTTCTACATTACTTTTGCCGCCCAGAGTGCCCCAGGTACATACCAACTTCAGGTGGGGCCGAACATTACCGATGTCAGCGGAAATCTGCTTGATCAGAACCGCAACGGAATCGGTGGACAAAGCAGTGATGTTCGCACGGTCACTTCCACCATCCGTGGGAGTTCCACAACACCGAGCACCCCCACCACACCCACAACACCAAGCACACCAACAACACCAAGCACACCAAGCAGTGGGCAGGGAACCTATACCTCCAATACCCGCGTCAATCTGATCGATCAGGGAACTGTCAGTTCCAGTATTACGATTTCCGACCGGTTTAATATCTCCGACCTGAACGTGCGGGTGAATATCAACCACACCTACACGGCGGATTTGCGAATCTGGCTGGTGGCACCTGATGGCACGCAGGTGGTGCTGTTTAACCGTCGGGGTGGCAGTGGGGATAATCTGACCAACACTGTTTTCGACGATGAAGCCAGCACCGGCATTTATAATGGAGCCGCACCGTTCAGTGGCAGTTTTCGACCAGAATACGCTTTAAAATCGTTCGATGGTTTGAGCATTCAAGGCACCTGGACCCTTTACGTGCAGGATACTTCCCGCCTGGACACAGGTGCGTTGAATAACTGGAGCCTGATTGCCCAAGGTGGTGCGTCGAGCCAATCAACTACCGAATCGCCCGAAGTTCTTGTAGAGGAAGCGGTTCCGTCGAATACCGCATCTGCCTTTCGTAGATTCGTGGGCCAACTGGCCACCCGCCTGCGTGGGAATTGATTATTGCTGATGTGCAATATTATAACATGCCAATAAAGAAGGCGAATCTCAAATCCTTTTACCCACGGTCTCAGCGAATCAGTTTAGACTTGAGTTCACTGATCATTTGATCCAATTCATCAAGGGGTTTCACCTGCAATTCGTCTTCAGGGGTGAGTGGCAAGCGAAGAACTTCTTCTAAAGTTTGAATTTGGCCGATCCGTAAACCGAGTACTTTCCCTTCATCTCGGCCCCGTTTTTCGCCGATTTTAATCCCTTCTTGTTTCGCAATTCTTTCAAATGAAGTTACGTATGGCATTTGATTCTCCATCAATAAGTCAAACCGGACTTTGTTAAAATCTTCTTCCAGTTCATCTGGTAATTTTAGCAGCCAATCGAGCAGGCGCATGATTTCCCAGACCTCATCGGACGATAATTTTCGCTGGATCATTTGCCGTAGTAAGCGGCATTTGTCCTGAAAGCGTAATTGCGCGTTACCGTGGGTGATCAAACTTTGAATACTGGCAGCAACAATCAGCCCTACAGGACTGCGGTGGGCGGTTAACTCATCCAGTCGATCGGCGTAATCGAGCAATTTGACCAGATTGAACTCAAAGTACGAACGGGTGCCACATACTGAAACGTCATACGGTTCAGAACGCCAGCGTGGGTCATCGTCGGCCAGAATGGCAAAACTGCATACGTTTTTCCCATATTTTTGGCGTATTCGGCAGTAGTAGTCGAACATTCTCTCCGGAAACCGGTCGTCCCGCTGTGCCTGCACTTCGAAGTGAATGAACAGCACAATGGTTTCCGTGGGTGATAAATGGCTTCCCACTTCGAAGAGGGCATCAGCACGCACCATGCCAGCATCGGAATCGGGCAGCAAGGTGCGTAATTCGGTGTCGAGCGAACGAAATCCTTTCGCCCAGTCGAACGTGGGATACCACTGGGGAAAGAGAATCTCAAAAATATCCGGCAGGAAGTTTTCCAGCGTCTCTTTCCAGGGAGAATCAAATTCGCGGGTCATCGGTGGGGCCTGTGGAACGGAGGTTTCAAAATATTCTTGCAGATGTGGGCTTCGGATCAAACGAAATCCGCCCCTTAATATTATGATAGCATTATCATAAATTAGCAATTTTTCATTTGATCAGCGATTGGGACTCACAGAAAACTCGCCTTGTGCGATTCTCCCACGTGCGTTAACTTGTGCAGATTATTATGGTTGATTTGCGTGAATTTGCAGACGAATTGCCAGAATTCACCCAGGATAGGACATCCAGACATGCACAAACACTTTCTTTTCGCAACGCTCGTCGCCTGTTTCACCCTGG is a genomic window containing:
- a CDS encoding S8 family serine peptidase, whose amino-acid sequence is MGSNNTGQNGGTRNADISANQAWDIGVGTRNTIVALIDTGVDYNHQDLAANIWYNTGEIAGNGIDDDGNGYIDDYHGYNFVANNGNPMDDNGHGTHVAGIVGAVGNNGIGVSGVNWNTRLMVLKFMDSTGNGLLSNAVRAMYYAVGNGAQIINNSWSSTTYDQAMATAISYAQQQGVIVVAASGNTSSNNDASPSYPASYNYSNVVTVAATDNTDQLASFSNYGVQSIDIAAPGQRILSTLPNNRYGWYSGTSMAAPQVSGAMALIWDKYPTWTAQQVINAVLNNADRLNQLTNYVNQGRRLNVGAAMQSGQTSTPTTPTTPTTPTTPSTPSTPTTPSDGSYPYVTDMFLTNNGTQVTSATVIFSEPINPASFTTADLAFTGPNGNTIAISRISAVGGTNNTRFYITFAAQSAPGTYQLQVGPNITDVSGNLLDQNRNGIGGQSSDVRTVTSTIRGSSTTPSTPTTPTTPSTPTTPSTPSSGQGTYTSNTRVNLIDQGTVSSSITISDRFNISDLNVRVNINHTYTADLRIWLVAPDGTQVVLFNRRGGSGDNLTNTVFDDEASTGIYNGAAPFSGSFRPEYALKSFDGLSIQGTWTLYVQDTSRLDTGALNNWSLIAQGGASSQSTTESPEVLVEEAVPSNTASAFRRFVGQLATRLRGN
- a CDS encoding DUF4262 domain-containing protein; the protein is MDIHDICGRLFNQTWFPVETYMPQEGFRMEESIAKIVEEHGWYVASITDCPTPFMYTVGLMHTYDHPELIMFGPDSSMMYSIFATLVVEISEGTTFTNSGVYSVNVNDLQHQIGFRHVDPTQHPLYLGAAMGFMRYIRRFGELEAVQAFLPDRDGKFPYEVGCELSVYQAQPRLDIELTPEEIRAWERQWE
- a CDS encoding arylsulfatase: MLRLSLWCFCLFTLPLLGAERPNIVLIYADDLGYGDLSCYGATAVKTPNVDRLAKEGLRFTDAHSPSATCTPSRYAMLTGQYAWRKAGTGILPGTAPLIIPQNKTNMATILQSAGYTTGVVGKWHLGLGDGTLDWNKAIRPGPKQIGFDYHFLIPATGDRVPCVYVENEAVANLDKKDPIEVSFGKPVGMEPTGVNNPDLLRIKPSHGHNQTIINGISRIGYMSGGKSARWVDEDMADVITGKAVDFVEKNHKKPFFLFFSLHDIHVPRTPHRRFVGNTTMGPRGDVIAQMDWCTGEILQALDRLKLTDNTLVIFTSDNGPVVDDGYQDDAVAKLGNHRPAGPLRGGKYSNFEGGTRVPMLVRWPQKVKPGTSDALLAQVDFPATLAALTEQKVTEADAPDSFNLLPALLGETKKGREHLIEHASVLSVRMGNWKMIPPGKGKKVLPNTAIESGLEPQVRLYNLSKDLGETTNVAKDHPQVVAEMQALLKRIQTAGRSR
- a CDS encoding Trx7/PDZ domain-containing (seleno)protein encodes the protein MMKTWIGIVITFLCVSHDCLAQPPKSGWYTNWNSALAEAERTQKPLLVVIRCEQCAEFGKLDAEINRLKAPLDVVANDFILVRLTRIENIDLNLFDFDYDLTWVGLLMNAQQQIYARYGSRSPEDATSNSSVAGLANTMKTVKTWHDQQKKQPPGASKKAFTIRDFQSATKLGRGCLHCHQIAECARKDRQEAGTWQRSDAWIYPPEETVGLTTSIDEGNLIKAVAPKSAAAQAGLQVGDRLTTLGTTAIASSSDIQFALNKMPFAGGKLPATIKRAGKEIEVSLMLPEGWKKTDQTWRPSMLNLLPNLHATGTELSADDRKLLKIPSEVAAFRQDKFVHSTLRSAGILKDDIYLGINGKTVAGTKEDFLKAVRSQFLVGEKITLTIIRDGEEQNLEITLK